The genomic window AAAGTGCAGACAGCTTCACCTTCGAATCCCTGGAGCCGGTCGTCGAGCCGGCGAAGGCGGACGAGTCCGCGTTGCCGGCCGATTTCGACCTTGCCGGCGAGCCAGGCACCCTGCCTGCCGGCGAAGCCGAACCGACCTTCACCTTCGAGCCCCTGGCGCTGGACGCCGGCGTGCCGGCGGCAGAGCCCAGCGCCGACCTGGGCGCCTGGACCCTGGACGAGGGCGAGCCCCTGGCCGCCGCGCCGGTTGCGACCCTGGAGCCGGAGAGCCTCAGCTGGGACATCGAGCTGGAGCCGGCCGCCCCGATCACCGACACCACCCTGGCCGACGAAGGCTGGGCGCTGGACGACAGCCACAAGGCCGAGAGCATCGACTTCAGCCTCGAAACGCTGGACGAGACGCCCGCCCCCTCGCAGCCCGCCGAACTGAGCTGGAGCCTGGACGATGCCGCGCCGCTGGCCGAAGTGCCGCCCGCTGCGGCGGTGACGGAAGACCTCGCCAGCCTGCCGTCGCTGGAGGCCACGCCGGCCCCGCTGGACGAGCTGAGCTGGGACATGGAAACCCTTGCCCCGGCGGACGACAAGACCGCCGAGGAAGACTGGTTCAGCATCGACCTCAGCCAGCCGGCCGCCGAAACGCCGGCGCCGTCGCTGAAACTGGATGAACACTTCGCCAGCCTCGAAGCCGCGCCGCTGGTGACGCTGGAAACCCTGGACGACCTGAGCCTGGATGCGCAGCCGGACAGCCTCGAGCTGCCCACCCCGGACGCCGCGCTGGTCAGCGACGACAACTGGACCCTGGGCGAGCTGAGCGAGCCGACCGTGCTGGATGCGGGCGTCGACCTCAGCCTCGACGCCCCGCTGCACCTGGAGCCGCTGGAACCGCTGGAACCGCTGAGCGACGCTGAGGCGCCGAGCCTGCAGGCCGAGGCATGGAGCGACGCGAACATCGCCGATCTCGACCTGCCGGAGGTCGAGCTGCCCAGCCCGCCGGCCGAGCCCGAGCCGGTGGCCGAGGCGCCGGCCAAACCGCTGTCGCTGGCCGAGGTCATGGCCGCTCCGGTGCAGGCGATCAACCCGCCGGCCCAGGACGTACCGCCCAGCCTGCTGCCGCCGCCCGCCGACGAAGAGCCGATCGACGAAGAGCTGCGCGAAGTCTTCATCGAAGAAGCCGGCGAGGTGCTGGAAACCATCGGCGAATACCTGCCCGTGTGGCTGGGCAGCGCCGACGACCGTGAATCGCTGACCGAGATCCGCCGCGCCTTCCACACCCTCAAGGGCAGTGGCCGGATGGTCCGCGCGCTGGTGATCGGCGAACTGGCCTGGTCCATCGAGAACCTGCTCAACCGTGTGCTCGACCGCAGCATCGGCGACTCGCCGGCGGTGCAACTGGTGGTGCAGGACGTGGTGGCGCTGATGCCCGAGCTGGTCGGTGAGTACGCCGCCAACGCCCAGCGCCAGCGCGACGACGTCGACCGCCTGGCCGCTACCGCCCATGCCCTGGCCAAGGGGCAGCCGGTGCCGCCGCCCAGCGGCGGGCAGCCGGCAAGCGAGGCCGCACTGGCGGAAGAAGCCAGCGCCGCGAGCGAAATCGAGCAGGCGCCCCAGGCGGGCGAGGGCATCGACAGTCTCGACGAGAGCCTCGACCCGCAACTGCTGGAGATTTTCCGCAACGAGGCGGAAACCCACCTGGAAACCCTGGTCGGCTTCCTCGCCGATTGCGCGCAGCAGCTGCCGCAGCCGGTGACCGACGACCTGCAGCGCGCCCTGCACACGCTCAAGGGCAGCGCGCACATGGCCGGCATCCTGCCGATCGCCGAAATCGCCACGCCGCTGGAGCGGCTGGTGAAGGAATTCAAGACCAACCTGTTGCAGGTCGATCTGCGCGAGGCCGAGCTGCTGCACGCCGCCGAAGGCCTGTTCCGCGTCGGTCTCGACCAGTTGGTCGCCGGCCGTCCGCTGGCGCCCATCGAGGGCAGCGCCGAGCTGCTGGCACGCATCGCGCAGATCCACCAGGAGCGCCTGGAAGCCGCCGAGGCCAAGCGCCGCGGCGAAAGCGGCGAGGGCAGCGGCAGCGATCCGCAGCTGATCGGCATGTTCCTCGCCGAAGGCATGGACATCCTGCTGGACGCCGAGGACCTGCTGCGCCGCTGGCGCGAACACCCGCAGGAACGCCAGGAGCTGGGCGCGCTCCACGACGAGCTGGAAACCCTCAGCCGTGGCGCGCAGATGGCCGAGTTGCCGCAGATGGCCGAACTCGCCGACGCGCTGTTGGCGGTCTACGGCGCCGTGCGCGAGGGCCGCCTTGAGACCGGCGAGGCTTTCTTCACCGCCGCCGAAACCGCCCACGAAGCGCTGATCGGCATGATGGACCAGGTGGCGGCCGCGCTGCAGGTCAGCGCCCGCCCCGAACAGGTCGAGGCGCTGCACCGCCTGCTTGACGCTCCGGCGCCCCAGGACGATCAGCACGACGCCGCGGCCATCGAGTTCGTCGATCTGGAAAGCCTGACCGCCGACGACTTCCCGGCCGAGGACGAGGAGTACCTCCTGGGCGGCCGTCCGGTGGACGACGACAACCTGCCCGACGGCCTCAGCTGGCCGGCACGGGGCGACAACGACGGCGCCCCGCGCGGCGCCGCCGACGATGACGACGATGACGTCATCACCGCCGAGACGCCGCATGCCCATCCCGCCCCGCCGCAGCCGCCGCGCGCGCTGGACGAGGAAATGGTGGCGATCTTCCTCGAAGAGGCGGTGGACATCCTGGATAACGCCGGCCAGGCGCTGGACCAGTGGCTGGCCTCGCCCGACGGCCTCGCCGCACTCTCCACCCTGCAGCGCGACCTGCATACCCTCAAGGGTGGTGCGCGCATGGCGGAGATCCGCGAGATCGGCGACCTGTCCCACGAACTCGAATCGCTCTACGAAGGCCTGCTGGACCATCGCTTCCAGCACAGCCAGCCGCTGGGCGACCTGTTGCGCACCTGTCACGACCGCCTGGCGACCCAGCTCGACCAGTTGCAGGCCGGCCAGGCGCTGGCCGACCCGGCGGACCTGGTGCAGACCATCCGCACCTTCCGCCAGAACCCGGCCGCCGGGCTGAACTCGCCCCAGGCCCTTGCCGCCCAGCCGCAGCAGGACGACGCCGCGGCCGAGCAGGAGGAGACCCTGGTGCTGCCGCAGGTCAGCGAAGACGACCTGGAACTGGCGCTGCCCGCCGAGGCGCTGCCGCAGCCGGACGTCGCCCCAGCGCTGGGCGCGGTCGATCTCGACGGCGCAGACCTGGACAGCACCAGCCTGGACGGCGGCGAACTTCAGCCCCTCGATGACGCGGCAGTGGCCGAGCCGGCGCCGGATGCCGCGCCGGAGGACATCGACCTGCAGGCCTTCCTCGACGAAGCCGAGGCCGAGGTCGCCGAGTCGTCGCCCGCCGAGCCTGAAATCGTCGAGCCGGTCGCCGCTGCTGCCCCCGCCTCGGGCGTGCAGGACAGCGAGTACGAGCTGGACGAGGACCGCGACCAGGAACTGGTGGAGATCTTCCTCGAGGAAGGTTTCGACATTCTCGAAAGCTCCAGCGGCGCCCTGCACCGCTGGATGGAAAACCCCGACAACAGCGTCGAGCTGGAAGCGCTGCAACGCGACCTGCACACCCTCAAGGGCGGCGCGCGGATGGCCGAGATCCGCCCCATCGGCGACCTCGCCCACGAACTGGAATTCCTCTACGAAGGTCTCTGCGGCGGTCGCTTGCGCGCCAGCCCGACACTGTTCGAACTGCTGCAGCGTTGCCACGACCGTCTCGCCGAGATGCTCGAAGCCGTCCAACAGCATCGCCGGGTGCCGGGAGGTGAATCGCTGATTGACGCGATCCGCCGATTTCGCGCCAACCCCGACGAACAACTGAGCATCCCCAGCAGCGTCAGCCTGCACGCCATCGGCTCCGGCCACGCCGCGTCGGAAGGCCCGGAAGCCGACATCCTGGATATCTTCCTGGAAGAGGCCGACGATCTGCTCGAAGGCATGGAGCAGGCCCTCGGCCGCTGGGACGCCGAGCGCGAGAACGGTGCGCTGGACGAGCTGCTGCGTATCCTTCACACCCTCAAGGGCGGTGCCCGCCTGGCGGGCCAGACCAGCCTGGGCGACCTGGCCCACGACCTCGAACAGCACCTGGGTGAAGCCCAGCAGCAGGGCGCGCCCTGGCCGGAAAGCCTGCTCATGGACGCGCAGTCCGGCTTCGACGGCCTGCAAGCGGAAGTCGACCAGCTGCGCCTGCACCTGGGCGAGGTCGAGAGTGCCGACAGCCAGCCCGACGAGCCCCTCGTTGAGGAGCCCGTCGCCGAGCACGCCGCGCCGCTGAACCTGCCGGCCCTGCCCGAAGCCATCATGGCCGCCGCCGTGCCCCAGCGCGTCGACGCGCCGGTGGTGCTGCCCTTCGTCCGCCGT from Pseudomonas sp. GCEP-101 includes these protein-coding regions:
- a CDS encoding hybrid sensor histidine kinase/response regulator translates to MGDRHDYVALEWVKGEIAETLKQARQALESYVENPQDPTRMGFCLAYIHQVRGTLQMVEFYGAALLAEEMEYLTQALIDGKVASQSEALEVLMQAILQLPAYLERIQSARRDLPMVVLPLLNDLRTARGEKLLSETSLFSPDLSQQSPVLPVDALARLRTAELPALLRKLRQMLQVALVGVIRNQDLPTNLGYLARVFARLESLCKDAPLGRLWVIASAMIEGLANGSIANGTSVRNLLRQVDREFKRLVDQGADAMNQPAPDELIKNLLFYVAKASDQSPRVRAVKDEYRLDDALPGAALVDEERARLAGPDRDAMRSVVGALCEELVRVKDSLDLFVRSDRSGVNELGSLLAPLKQIADTLAVLGFGQPRKVILDQIEVVSALARGQRQPNDATLMDVAGALLYVEATLAGMVGPSEEPGSEENVLPTTDVEQIHQVVIKEARNGLELAKDAIIEFIASQWNHEHLARVPELLTQVRGGLAMISQERAAKLLENCNRYIQEQLLVRQAVPDWHSLDTLADAITSVEYYLERLSEDHNTQGDMILDVAEESLDSLGYSLTPRPSILDAPPPAHVPAPLDNPLDEIDVLAAEPLAEPTEAVPVDDVPALAAPVEIADSFEPVSLDAAPFDEPSFDVPAEPVVVEQEALADASPFELADLDTPPTAEESADSFTFESLEPVVEPAKADESALPADFDLAGEPGTLPAGEAEPTFTFEPLALDAGVPAAEPSADLGAWTLDEGEPLAAAPVATLEPESLSWDIELEPAAPITDTTLADEGWALDDSHKAESIDFSLETLDETPAPSQPAELSWSLDDAAPLAEVPPAAAVTEDLASLPSLEATPAPLDELSWDMETLAPADDKTAEEDWFSIDLSQPAAETPAPSLKLDEHFASLEAAPLVTLETLDDLSLDAQPDSLELPTPDAALVSDDNWTLGELSEPTVLDAGVDLSLDAPLHLEPLEPLEPLSDAEAPSLQAEAWSDANIADLDLPEVELPSPPAEPEPVAEAPAKPLSLAEVMAAPVQAINPPAQDVPPSLLPPPADEEPIDEELREVFIEEAGEVLETIGEYLPVWLGSADDRESLTEIRRAFHTLKGSGRMVRALVIGELAWSIENLLNRVLDRSIGDSPAVQLVVQDVVALMPELVGEYAANAQRQRDDVDRLAATAHALAKGQPVPPPSGGQPASEAALAEEASAASEIEQAPQAGEGIDSLDESLDPQLLEIFRNEAETHLETLVGFLADCAQQLPQPVTDDLQRALHTLKGSAHMAGILPIAEIATPLERLVKEFKTNLLQVDLREAELLHAAEGLFRVGLDQLVAGRPLAPIEGSAELLARIAQIHQERLEAAEAKRRGESGEGSGSDPQLIGMFLAEGMDILLDAEDLLRRWREHPQERQELGALHDELETLSRGAQMAELPQMAELADALLAVYGAVREGRLETGEAFFTAAETAHEALIGMMDQVAAALQVSARPEQVEALHRLLDAPAPQDDQHDAAAIEFVDLESLTADDFPAEDEEYLLGGRPVDDDNLPDGLSWPARGDNDGAPRGAADDDDDDVITAETPHAHPAPPQPPRALDEEMVAIFLEEAVDILDNAGQALDQWLASPDGLAALSTLQRDLHTLKGGARMAEIREIGDLSHELESLYEGLLDHRFQHSQPLGDLLRTCHDRLATQLDQLQAGQALADPADLVQTIRTFRQNPAAGLNSPQALAAQPQQDDAAAEQEETLVLPQVSEDDLELALPAEALPQPDVAPALGAVDLDGADLDSTSLDGGELQPLDDAAVAEPAPDAAPEDIDLQAFLDEAEAEVAESSPAEPEIVEPVAAAAPASGVQDSEYELDEDRDQELVEIFLEEGFDILESSSGALHRWMENPDNSVELEALQRDLHTLKGGARMAEIRPIGDLAHELEFLYEGLCGGRLRASPTLFELLQRCHDRLAEMLEAVQQHRRVPGGESLIDAIRRFRANPDEQLSIPSSVSLHAIGSGHAASEGPEADILDIFLEEADDLLEGMEQALGRWDAERENGALDELLRILHTLKGGARLAGQTSLGDLAHDLEQHLGEAQQQGAPWPESLLMDAQSGFDGLQAEVDQLRLHLGEVESADSQPDEPLVEEPVAEHAAPLNLPALPEAIMAAAVPQRVDAPVVLPFVRRAQEAAQEAAARRAPQELVKVPAQLLEGLVNLAGETSIFRGRVEQQVSDVGSTLGEMDATIERVRDQLRRLDTETQAQILSRHQADAERAGYEDFDPLEMDRYSQLQQLSRALFESASDLFDLKETLAAKNRDAETLLLQQARVNTELQEGLMRTRMVPFDRLVPRLRRIVRQVASELGKQVEFVVSNAEGEMDRTVLERIVAPLEHMLRNAVDHGIESGEARRIAGKPEQGTIRLTLGREGGDILLTLADDGAGIRLDAVRRKAIERGLMAEDSELNDHEVLQFILEAGFSTAEKVTQISGRGVGMDVVNSEVKQLGGSMSIHSRVGEGTRFDIRLPFTVSVNRALMVLSGEDLYALPLNTIEGIVRVSPYELEALYEQAAADESGAAPRFEYAGQSYELKYLGDLLNNGQHPKLVGQSLPLPVILVRSADHAVAVQVDALAGSREIVVKSLGAQFAGVSGISGATILGDGRVVVILDLLATIRVLHAQHVQHAPRRQLAGPAAADVEHQRPTLVMVVDDSVTVRKVTSRLLERNGMNVLTAKDGVDAIAQLQEHKPDIMLLDIEMPRMDGFEVATLVRHDEQLKDLPIIMITSRTGEKHRDRALAIGVNQYLGKPYQESELLENIQKLVKAHV